The nucleotide sequence ttttccctgcccctgtgccatggcaatgccctgggccagttcttctgtgaaatcccacagatcctcaagatctcctgctcacactcaaACCTCAGAGAACTGGCGTTACTTGCTGTTACTGTCTCTTTAGATTGtggctgttttgtgttcattgttttctcctatgtgcagattttcagtgctgtgctgaggatcccctctgagcagggacggcacaaagccttttgcacctgcctccctcacctggctgtggtctccctgttcctcagcactggcaTATTTTCTGacctgaagcccccctccatgtcctccccatccctggatctggccctgtcagttctgtactcggtggtgcctccagccctgaaccccctcatctacagcctgaggaaccaggagctcaaggctgcagtgtggagactgATGACTGGATGGTTTTGGAAACATTAAACTGCTGAccaatttctgcaaatcacttgTAATAAAAGTTGTTTTTGATACTTCTTGTTGGTTTCATTTTGgaggttctttttctttgttttactttattaaTCTTGTCTGATACTGTTAGATTGGATGTGACCTACACACACGTGATTAGggtcaaagaagaaaatgtttttatatttcatgttCTCTAGTTTATATACTTTTAAGAAAACATCATTTTAAGTCATTGATTACATCACAATAActtattatattaaataaaacaaagctaTTAGTATCAATATAACTggcaaaagttttacagaaaattaataaGCTATGCATACACATCTACATATGCCTCTAGTCTACCTAACAAAAATTTACATGTATCTTTTCTAATCTATTCCCATGctaatccttttcttctttcttgctaTGGATACACTCTAAAATCATCAATTGTTATTTCATCTATTAACTCAGCTTTGCTTGTAAGCTAGCTGTCAAGCCTGACTATATGGTCCACAGAGAAATGTTATTGTTTGTGCCATTTCcccttttgtttctctccacctaccctgtggccacagactgtgtcaATGAGGGGCTGTGCTCTTGGTGCCTTTAAATGAGCTAAAGGATCTCCCAGCAgggttttctgcagagatgcccttttgttgccttctctggagctgcagcagcaatgtctgtgtgcagagctggggcagatcagtgctggcccagcagctgtgcccagcagcagcagcagcacttggtgttgccagtgctgctgccgtggccctgccccgctgccctggtggccctggtgttgctgcagggcctgagtgctctcggggccgggcacagccctgggggtggcagtgccggggctgcagcagggacaggccatgtaATATAAATCACCTTTGATAattcttttgggtttgtttgtgggtttgttctttttttccccatgtttcagttttttaatattttccacaAAGAAAAGCCATTGGTTTTGCCATTTCTCActttgtttctctccaccttccctgtggccacagactGTGTCGGTGAGGGGCTGCACTCCGTGTGGCTATAAATGAACTAAAGGATCTCCCAGCAAAGATTTTCCAGAGATCCCCttgtgttcccttctctggagctgcagcagcaatgtctgtgtgcagagctgggggcagatcagtgctggcacagcagctctgctcctgctggccacaccattcctgagccaggccaggagccattggccttcttggccacctgggcacactgctgcctcatgtccagcctgctgtccatcagtccctgcaggtccctttctgcctggctgctctccagccactctgtccccagcctgaaGCACTAGGGCCAAATATCAGGGCCTGGCACTTGGATTTGTTCAGCCTCACCTTGTTGGATTCAtcccctggatccagcctgtccaactcactgtgcagagccctccaaccctccagcagatcaacactcacATCCAGCTTGGTGACATTTGCGAcgatgtccttggttccatggggcccctcagtgtcacaatggcctcttggttACACCAGGCCCTACACTGTCACACTGatctccttggttccatggggccccaaAATGTGACAATGGTCCCCTTGGTTCGATGGGGCCCCAaggtgtcacaatggccccatgGCCACATGAGGTCCCACACTGTCACCATGGTCTCTGGGGTTCCACaagtcccctcagtgtcacaatggactccTTGTTTCCACGAGGCCACACAATTTCATGTTCTTCCAGATCCCTTGAGGCCCCATCGTGTCACAGTGGTCCCTTGGTTACACAggatcctgcagtgtcacaatgtccccTTGGTGCCATGAGTCCCTGCAGTGTCAGAacggccccttggttccactgGGCCCTGCAGTCCcccaatggtctccttggttttgCAGTGTCAAAATGGTGAAACCCCTTGGTTAcacaaggccctgcagtgtctcAATGACCTCTGTGGTTCCACGAGGGCCCAGAGTGTCACGGGGCACTCCCTGGGTCCATTtggccccacagcacagcagtggaCCCCTggttctgtggggctgcacggtgtcaccatggtcctctGAGTTCcacgaggccctgcagtgtcacaatggccccagagtgtcccaatcatcagagaatgacagaatcaaataggctggaaaagacctttgggatcatcaagtccaacccatgccctgaTACTgccttgtcacccagaccatgcCACTGAGTGCCACTGGAGAGGGACAAtgactctgccacctcccccctggccagcccattccagttcccactcaccctttctgtgaagaactccTTCCTATTGTtcagcctgagcctcccctggtgcagcttaaggctgtgtcttcttgtcctgccctccagcagatccacactcacacccagcttggtgccatctgcaATTTGTGAATGCTGCACTCGATCCCCTCACCCAGACCATcagtgaagatattaaacaggactgggcccagcacagatccctggggacagcaccagtgcctggacagcagctgggtgcagcaccatccccaccactctctgggcccagcctccAGTCAGCTCTTAAATCTCCCAGCGAGGAGGGAACCTGCCCAAGccgtgggctgcagcttttccagggaatgctgtcagagacagagtcaaaggctctgctggagtccaggcacacaacatccacagcctttcccccATCCACAGCTGGGTCACCTGGGCATAAAAGGAGACCAGGctggtcaggcaggacctgccacCCCTAAATCCACactggctggctctgatccctgggccatcctgtgggtgccctgtgatggcactcaaggtgatctgttccataaccttgctgggcacccaggtcaggctgacaggcctggagcTCCCaagctcctccttccagcccttcctggggatgggctcaccctggcacctccagtgctctgggccctccctgctgagccaggactgatg is from Molothrus ater isolate BHLD 08-10-18 breed brown headed cowbird unplaced genomic scaffold, BPBGC_Mater_1.1 matUn_MA120, whole genome shotgun sequence and encodes:
- the LOC118701029 gene encoding olfactory receptor 14J1-like, yielding LHTPMFFFLLNLALADLGSICTTVPKAMHNSLWNTSNISYTGCAAQLFFFVFFISAEYFLLTVMCYDRYVSICKPLHYGTLLGSRACAHMAAAAWASAFLNALMLTANTFSLPLCHGNALGQFFCEIPQILKISCSHSNLRELALLAVTVSLDCGCFVFIVFSYVQIFSAVLRIPSEQGRHKAFCTCLPHLAVVSLFLSTGIFSDLKPPSMSSPSLDLALSVLYSVVPPALNPLIYSLRNQELKAAVWRLMTGWFWKH